The Candidatus Eisenbacteria bacterium genomic interval TCTACTTCCATGTCCCCTCGGCGATGATGGCGTTTCTCGGATTCGTCGTCGTCATGGTCGGATCGATCGCCTTCCTGGCGACGGGATCCAGGCGCTTCGACAGCCTCGCCCTCGCGGGGGCGGAGGTCGGGTTCCTCTTCTGCACGATCACTCTCTTGACAGGGCCTGTCTGGGCGCGTTCCGCATGGGGGGTCTGGTGGACCTGGGACGCGCGGCTGTCGACGACGCTGATCCTCTGGCTCCTCTATGTCGCGTACCTGATGTTGCGGGGATACATGCAGGGGGATGTCCGGATGCGCCGCTTCTCCGCCGTTCTGGGAATTCTGGGGGCGCTCGATGTTCCGATCGTCTACTTCTCGGTGAGATGGTGGAGGACGCAGCACCCGACGACCTTCATCACGGAGCGCGGCGGGCTCGAGCCGGAGATGCGCGCCACGCTGCTCCTT includes:
- a CDS encoding cytochrome C assembly protein, with translation MKARPPGGPWLAIDIAAVVSVLAAFLLALFYAPTERTMGDVQRIFYFHVPSAMMAFLGFVVVMVGSIAFLATGSRRFDSLALAGAEVGFLFCTITLLTGPVWARSAWGVWWTWDARLSTTLILWLLYVAYLMLRGYMQGDVRMRRFSAVLGILGALDVPIVYFSVRWWRTQHPTTFITERGGLEPEMRATLLLAMLAILLLFVSLLVRRIALERLRAGRDLLRMEIEEREIAPAMGGGSDRS